DNA sequence from the Glycine soja cultivar W05 chromosome 18, ASM419377v2, whole genome shotgun sequence genome:
GATGCCAACTGAAGATCCTTCTAATGGCCTTACTCAACCAAGCTTGCAAATTGAAGATACAGACCATGGCAATATGCATGAGTTAAGTGAGGTACATACTGAGCAATCTCAGCGGGGTGATATAATTAATGATGAAAGCGATATTGTTAATGATATAGATTTGATTGAGTTTAagtcatatatattagtggataTGCACATTGCTATACCAGGGTTAACAAATAGttgtagtatatatatatatggcttTATTTTGTTACACGAGTAAAATGATAGacctttttacaaattattaggtgacaattaataaaaacaaatgggTCTGAATGATTGTAATATAAGTGACAACAAAACAaatgtcatttaaaaaaaacaacacattctaagacaattctatcgaaaaccgtcttagaatgtaacaCATTCAAAAACGGTTACAAAATTGTCTTCGAATGTGTTACATTTTAAGATGATTCTAAGGAAATGTCGTGGAAGACGCATAGACTTTCTACGATGTCCATTATGACAATAGTTTGTAACGGACGTTGTATGTAAAAAACAAACCAATGTAATAGGCTGTTTGTATAATAGTGagggactaaaaattaaaagctaaaaaacttgagagactaaaaacttaattaacctatttttaaaatacacacTCCCTCTCGAAGAAAATGTATACAAGTTATATCTAAGTCCATTttaatataaacaatttttttgagatttttttttcttattgacaGCGGACTAgctttttaaacaataaatataaacttTATTACCGTAAAGATGAAATTTCAAGGGCAATAATTAAACTATTTACAACTTCATTCTGTATGTCTTCTAAAATATTACAATCAATAATagatattcaaaattatttattaatgataTAAGGATTTATAgtacaaaattatttacaacTTCATTATTATTCTCAACCATTAATcctttatattaaaaaacacaaaatgcaATGCATATTTAAGGATGTGTacgtatattttaaaatgaatgaaaaggGAGATAcaagtataatttaaatatctattaacgaaagaaaagtaatttagtaaaaaaaagaagaaagaaagaaacaatggTTTCATACAAAATAAATACTATCATTGTTAGCTTtttgactaattaattaagcacTGGGGTCAAACTTCACTGCAATTTTGAGCAAAACCATCTATTATCCCACTAAATAAGTAAGCAAGTGGAGCTTAAGGGCATCTGCATGTGTAAATCATTTGCTCTCACCTAAACCTACTCTTAATGAAAGCGCATTTGATCATTACACACGCGATGTAGCCTCTTCATTTTTCTGATCAtgactctttttctttcttttctaatatagagattctctcttcttagCTCTATTATATTTCAATTGCTAGGAATAAATTGCGCGCTGATCCACTCCGTTGTATGCTAGCTAGCTAGTGCAAGAATACAAAGTTTACAACCACCGAAGCATAATATTATGGCtcgaaaatatatattttgattaatggCCTTTGTAATTAAACATAAGGCCTTATCTATATACCATTTTGAAAACTTCCCTTTTGgtaatttttcttcattttcagttGTTTGTAGTTCCTGTCCCTCTATACTTGTATCTGATAGCCCAAAACAAGTAATGCAAGAAATTCAACGCACTCAGCACACACATGAGCCAGTAAAACCTCTCTAGGTGGTAGTGGTTAAGGTTTGTCCCAGAGAGCCATGGTCTATGTGAGGTGTTGCCAGTGACACTATTTACAATTGACACAATTGCTGAACTAAGGTAATACCCTACAGCCAAAGAGGCCCAAGAGAGTGATGTGGCCAAAGACCTCATGCTAGAAGGTGCTTCTGTGAAGAAAAACTCCAATAACCCCGCTAGGGTGAAAAGATCAGCAGAACCAAGGAACAAGTACTGAAAAGCAATCCAAAAGAATGTGATAGGGAGTGGCTTGGTTGCATCATCTAGAAGGCTATTTGAGTGTGTTGCCATTATTGCCACACgttttcttttcacttcaaCAACCGCCGCCACTGCCATCGCTACTACAGAGAGGACTAGTCCAATTCCAATCCTTTGGAGGTGTGTGATTCCCATTTCTGTCTTGGTAACTCTTCTTGCAAATGGGGTGATGATGTGGTCGTAGATTGGTGCCAGGACCATGATGAAGAGCACTGGGAAGATTGGCAAAGAGGCTGGTGGCACCTTTAGGGTACCAAGTTTGGTGTCCATTGTTGCGGCTTGCTCGACTGAGAAAGTGGAGAGCTGAGCCAGGCAACAGTTCAGCATGATGGTGCATGCGAATATGGGGAGCACTTTCAGCACTATCTTCACATCTTCTACTTGCTCCACTGTGCATTTTATTGATGAATAGATAGGGTTGTTCTCAACTGCTTTATTGAGGAATTTGAGTGTGTTTGTTATTGGGGCTTCTGGTTCCTTGTTTGCAATATTGGAAGCTTCTTTCCCTACTTGTTTTCTGCCTGAGTTTAGATTGGAAGGGCTTGAAGTCATGTTCACCACTGCACTGCTAGAATTTCTACTGTTGAAGCAGCTGTTAAGTGAAGCAGCAACTAGTACCTGCTTGGTCAATACCAGGAAGCTATACATACTTCAAATTTAGAGTGTGACGATAATTATATATGGAGCATTAATATGTGTAACTTTTTCAGCTTCTGTTGTTAAAAGTAGAATCCTcctctaaaatttatttgatgaataaatttttcggtaaatacttataacaaaaaaaagtaagaaaataaaatgaaataacttTGTTTCACAcatgttaaaattatattatgaataaattaaaatcagatttcaaagaaaataaatgagagaaTTTCTATAAAAGTTGAACTAacatataagttaatttttttattgtctttccttataagtatttattgagcctaaataacatatttagaagttatttttgattttttcttgataaaattaaagaagctactttattttttaattttttaaaaagtggtTGGTCTACTTTCTAAGGAGAAGAAAACCCCAAAAAATAGGACAAATACTTCCTTAGAGCTAAGCATATATTTGGGAGCAGCAACACTCAATAATTATTACTAGTTATTACCTTCAAAATGGTTGTAAGTGGACTTCTAGAAGGGATCTTGCTCCTATAAGTAGTTGAGCCTGCCAAGAACACTGGGATAGATACAAATATGGTTATAGTAGAGATTCCAAAGCCCCATTCCCACCCTTTGTTGTCTTCAACCCACACCACAAATGTGACTGCAATAAGGGCACCAAATGACAAGCAGAAGACAAAGTAGTTGAAGAAGGTTGATCTTTTCTTCCTTCCAGATGGGGTGTTGTCATCAAATTGCTCAGCACCATGTGAAGGCAATGACCCCTTAATTCCTCCAACTCCAAGTGCCACCAAATAGAGCCCAGCAAACAGCATTGCTGCTTTTCCACCACTAACTTCATTGCATGGAGTGGATGCGTCACATGCTGGTGGCTTCAGTGATGGCACACGAGCTTGCACAGTGAGAACAATCAATCCCTGCAGCATAGAGCACACACAAGTTCCTATTCCCTTAGTCATGAACAGTAGTTGTGCAAcatgatatgtatgtacaataAGAATGTTGTACATTCTTTTCGGtttgtttattttagtttctattgTGCTAATTGCTAAGCCTTGGGGCCCCAATCTGATTTACAATAAAAACCTTgacaaaataattcatttacacttatatataaaaataactaatttcatactagaaaataaagttatttttaaaatgcctAATATTAAAACTtgctattattaataaaaataagtcattaaaaataaaattagaattaaattaataatattttaagaatgataacattaaatataataaaattaattaaatttatttatatttaaaatctaacatataaaattactttttttactttttatatatataaaagttcaGAGGGAGTATTATTTGGGTTCCCAATGAATTCAAATGGCAATACAcatatagacaaaaaaaaaatagataaattttgtacataaaattatacaatagaaaaagaagagaatgtGAGACAAGatgataaaaacattttattccAGACATGATCATGATCGGATATTAAATATGCACTCTTCTCTctataaaaaatcaaaccttAGTTAGTTCATTACTTTGGAAAGACCAGTGTCTCCCCCAAACCTATTTCTGTTCATa
Encoded proteins:
- the LOC114394607 gene encoding protein NRT1/ PTR FAMILY 4.6-like; the encoded protein is MELEQNQRWEGYVNWRNKPALSGCNGGMLAASFVLVVEILENLAFLANASNLVLYLRQYMHMSPSKSANNVTNFMGTAFLLALLGGFLSDAFFTTYQIYLISAVIEFLGLIVLTVQARVPSLKPPACDASTPCNEVSGGKAAMLFAGLYLVALGVGGIKGSLPSHGAEQFDDNTPSGRKKRSTFFNYFVFCLSFGALIAVTFVVWVEDNKGWEWGFGISTITIFVSIPVFLAGSTTYRSKIPSRSPLTTILKVLVAASLNSCFNSRNSSSAVVNMTSSPSNLNSGRKQVGKEASNIANKEPEAPITNTLKFLNKAVENNPIYSSIKCTVEQVEDVKIVLKVLPIFACTIMLNCCLAQLSTFSVEQAATMDTKLGTLKVPPASLPIFPVLFIMVLAPIYDHIITPFARRVTKTEMGITHLQRIGIGLVLSVVAMAVAAVVEVKRKRVAIMATHSNSLLDDATKPLPITFFWIAFQYLFLGSADLFTLAGLLEFFFTEAPSSMRSLATSLSWASLAVGYYLSSAIVSIVNSVTGNTSHRPWLSGTNLNHYHLERFYWLMCVLSALNFLHYLFWAIRYKYRGTGTTNN